The Xiphophorus couchianus chromosome 5, X_couchianus-1.0, whole genome shotgun sequence genome includes a region encoding these proteins:
- the card9 gene encoding caspase recruitment domain-containing protein 9 isoform X2 — protein MEGVSEDDLCWLQLDDFRMLLIKTIDPSRITPYLRQCQVISAEDEEQLFNDPALVIRRRKVGALLDMLQRTGMKGYTAFLESLELDYPQLYSRITGKEPNKTFSILIDTAGESGLTQFLMSELSRLQRVLQDERRRRQEACSVAQEQEAWSRQQKLKERELKKLTERVQKLREEREQLTEELKKLRLHNYNLMADVTSLTQDKSNALLANRDLQIEVERLKHTVLRAESETRLLKRRTVRPLQQEEQQEAPPPGKQQEELQEEKKPDRREELKEGQRLGRASPQMNLLTTVFRLRRELHKAEEQRAKSVEEKEELSLRCAQLKGDAKMYRQQSKQTVRQLEEVIRERDKALVAQAQQQEEARLHLQEKDRYRERVRQLAEKTDKLELLLLRSQGEELQLRTRLRKMTFNSQQFERNLSSEEDEASESAAKGSSEEVPSGTSGENEEPAAPPQEHGPPAGGPRESDHRPNNVASWDEQPDGGFFTLSRPNFRKRALRSKFPSGESVACNVGDSTGSESD, from the exons ATGGAGGGAGTGAGCGAGGATGACCTCTGCTGGCTGCAGCTGGATGACTTCAGGATGCTGCTGATTAAAACCATCGACCCGTCCAGAATCACTCCTTACCTCCGCCAGTGCCAG GTGATCAGCgctgaggatgaggagcagCTCTTCAACGACCCCGCCCTGGTCATCCGCCGGAGGAAAGTCG GAGCGCTGCTGGACATGCTGCAGCGGACCGGGATGAAGGGGTACACGGCGTTCCTGGAGAGCCTGGAGCTGGACTACCCGCAGCTGTACAGCCGGATCACGGGGAAGGAGCCCAACAAGACCTTCAGCATCCTGATCG ACACGGCGGGAGAATCGGGCCTGACCCAGTTCCTGATGTCGGAGCTGAGCCGCCTGCAGAGGGTGCTGCAGGACGAGCGGAGGCGGCGCCAGGAGGCCTGCTCCGTGGCCCAGGAACAG GAGGCGTGGTCCCGGCAGCAGAAGCTGAAGGAGCGGGAGCTGAAGAAGCTGACTGAGCGCGTGCAGAAGCTGCGTGAGGAGCGCGAGCAGCTGACCGAGGAGCTGAAGAAGCTCCGCCTCCACAACTACAACCTGATGGCCGACGTCACCAGCCTGACGCAGGACAAGAGCAACGCCCTGCTGGCCAATAGGGACCTGCAGATAGAG GTGGAGCGTCTGAAACACACGGTGCTGCGGGCGGAGAGCGAGACCCGGCTGCTGAAACGGAGGACCGTGAGGCCGCTGCAGCAG gaggagcagcaggaggcgcCGCCTCCGGggaagcagcaggaggagctgcaggaggagaagaagCCGGACAGGAGGGAGGAGCTGAAGGAGGGCCAGCGGCTCGGCCGCGCGTCTCCGCAGATGAACCTCCTGACCACCGTGTTCAGGCTGAGGAGGGAGCTGCACAAGGCCGAGGAGCAGAGGGCAAAG AGcgtggaggagaaggaggagctgaGCCTCCGCTGCGCTCAGCTGAAAGGAGACGCCAAGATGTACCGGCAGCAGAGCAAGCAGACGGTCCGGCAGCTGGAGGAGGTGATCCGAGAGAGGGAcaag GCTCTGGTGGCGCAGgcgcagcagcaggaggaggcgCGGCTCCACCTGCAGGAGAAGGACCGGTACAGGGAGCGCGTCCGGCAGCTGGCCGAGAAAACAGACAAGCTGGAGCTGCTCCTGCTGAGGTCACAGGGGGAGGAGCTCCAGCTGAGGACACGCCTCCGCAAGATGACCTTCAACTCCCAGCAG TTTGAGAGGAACTTGAGCAGCGAAGAAGACGAGGCGAGCGAGAGCGCCGCTAAAG GCAGCAGCGAGGAGGTTCCCAGCGGGACGTCGGGGGAGAACGAGGAACCGGCCGCTCCGCCGCAGGAACACGGCCCTCCAGCAGGGGGCCCCAGGGAGTCGGACCACAGGCCCAACAATGTTGCATCATGG GACGAGCAGCCGGACGGCGGATTCTTCACGCTAAGTCGGCCCAACTTCAG gAAGCGAGCCCTGAGGTCAAAGTTCCCCAGCGGAGAGTCGGTGGCCTGTAACGTGGGGGACAGCACCGGCAGCGAGTCGGACTGA
- the card9 gene encoding caspase recruitment domain-containing protein 9 isoform X1 encodes MEGVSEDDLCWLQLDDFRMLLIKTIDPSRITPYLRQCQVISAEDEEQLFNDPALVIRRRKVGALLDMLQRTGMKGYTAFLESLELDYPQLYSRITGKEPNKTFSILIDTAGESGLTQFLMSELSRLQRVLQDERRRRQEACSVAQEQEAWSRQQKLKERELKKLTERVQKLREEREQLTEELKKLRLHNYNLMADVTSLTQDKSNALLANRDLQIEVERLKHTVLRAESETRLLKRRTVRPLQQSRILTPPSDAFLQLNDQEEQQEAPPPGKQQEELQEEKKPDRREELKEGQRLGRASPQMNLLTTVFRLRRELHKAEEQRAKSVEEKEELSLRCAQLKGDAKMYRQQSKQTVRQLEEVIRERDKALVAQAQQQEEARLHLQEKDRYRERVRQLAEKTDKLELLLLRSQGEELQLRTRLRKMTFNSQQFERNLSSEEDEASESAAKGSSEEVPSGTSGENEEPAAPPQEHGPPAGGPRESDHRPNNVASWDEQPDGGFFTLSRPNFRKRALRSKFPSGESVACNVGDSTGSESD; translated from the exons ATGGAGGGAGTGAGCGAGGATGACCTCTGCTGGCTGCAGCTGGATGACTTCAGGATGCTGCTGATTAAAACCATCGACCCGTCCAGAATCACTCCTTACCTCCGCCAGTGCCAG GTGATCAGCgctgaggatgaggagcagCTCTTCAACGACCCCGCCCTGGTCATCCGCCGGAGGAAAGTCG GAGCGCTGCTGGACATGCTGCAGCGGACCGGGATGAAGGGGTACACGGCGTTCCTGGAGAGCCTGGAGCTGGACTACCCGCAGCTGTACAGCCGGATCACGGGGAAGGAGCCCAACAAGACCTTCAGCATCCTGATCG ACACGGCGGGAGAATCGGGCCTGACCCAGTTCCTGATGTCGGAGCTGAGCCGCCTGCAGAGGGTGCTGCAGGACGAGCGGAGGCGGCGCCAGGAGGCCTGCTCCGTGGCCCAGGAACAG GAGGCGTGGTCCCGGCAGCAGAAGCTGAAGGAGCGGGAGCTGAAGAAGCTGACTGAGCGCGTGCAGAAGCTGCGTGAGGAGCGCGAGCAGCTGACCGAGGAGCTGAAGAAGCTCCGCCTCCACAACTACAACCTGATGGCCGACGTCACCAGCCTGACGCAGGACAAGAGCAACGCCCTGCTGGCCAATAGGGACCTGCAGATAGAG GTGGAGCGTCTGAAACACACGGTGCTGCGGGCGGAGAGCGAGACCCGGCTGCTGAAACGGAGGACCGTGAGGCCGCTGCAGCAG AGCAGAATCCTGACTCCGCCCTCTGACGCCTTTCTTCAACTCAACGAccaggaggagcagcaggaggcgcCGCCTCCGGggaagcagcaggaggagctgcaggaggagaagaagCCGGACAGGAGGGAGGAGCTGAAGGAGGGCCAGCGGCTCGGCCGCGCGTCTCCGCAGATGAACCTCCTGACCACCGTGTTCAGGCTGAGGAGGGAGCTGCACAAGGCCGAGGAGCAGAGGGCAAAG AGcgtggaggagaaggaggagctgaGCCTCCGCTGCGCTCAGCTGAAAGGAGACGCCAAGATGTACCGGCAGCAGAGCAAGCAGACGGTCCGGCAGCTGGAGGAGGTGATCCGAGAGAGGGAcaag GCTCTGGTGGCGCAGgcgcagcagcaggaggaggcgCGGCTCCACCTGCAGGAGAAGGACCGGTACAGGGAGCGCGTCCGGCAGCTGGCCGAGAAAACAGACAAGCTGGAGCTGCTCCTGCTGAGGTCACAGGGGGAGGAGCTCCAGCTGAGGACACGCCTCCGCAAGATGACCTTCAACTCCCAGCAG TTTGAGAGGAACTTGAGCAGCGAAGAAGACGAGGCGAGCGAGAGCGCCGCTAAAG GCAGCAGCGAGGAGGTTCCCAGCGGGACGTCGGGGGAGAACGAGGAACCGGCCGCTCCGCCGCAGGAACACGGCCCTCCAGCAGGGGGCCCCAGGGAGTCGGACCACAGGCCCAACAATGTTGCATCATGG GACGAGCAGCCGGACGGCGGATTCTTCACGCTAAGTCGGCCCAACTTCAG gAAGCGAGCCCTGAGGTCAAAGTTCCCCAGCGGAGAGTCGGTGGCCTGTAACGTGGGGGACAGCACCGGCAGCGAGTCGGACTGA